The following nucleotide sequence is from Komagataeibacter medellinensis NBRC 3288.
TTCATCGGGCATCTGGTGGGCATCACCGGGTTCGGGCGCATTCTGTGCCACGGGGGGCAGGTTGCCCGCAATATCCTGCGGGTCACCCATCAGTGCCGCACCGATCACCACCACGGCCGCGCCGATCGCACCCAGCAAGGGCAGGCGCGCGCCCAGACCCGCAGGTTGCAGGTTCCGCGTCACCCACGGCAGCAGCAGCACGATGCCAATGGGCACCAGAATGTCCCCCCGCGGCGCCAGCGCCCAGAAGTCCAGTCCCGCTTCACCAACGGCCCATGCCATGGTGCCCAGCAGCAGGACCGCATAGACCGTAAGGGCAGCCGCCTGCCGCCGGAACAGCAAAAACGCCGTAACCAGCAGCACGACACCTGCCACTACATAATAAAAGGAACCGCCAATGGCGCAGAGCCATAGGCCACCGCCCAGCAGGTAGAGACCTGTCAGGGCACAGACGGCAATGGCCGCAGCAAGAAGGGGAGCCGAACGCAAGGGGGTATTCATAAGTTTTCCTGATTACCGTGATACGTCAGTACGAACATTCTCCCATGAAAAGCATTAGGAGATGCAGGCAGGTCAAGGCCAAACTAATGAATAAAACGTGTGAAACACCCTTGCAGTTCGCAATTTACCGCCGAATTTTATTATTTCCCCTCGGCTATAACCGTTGCCAGCGTCGCGCGCGTACCATGCGCGCGGATGGACTGGCGCAGGGCAACATAAGCCTGCACGAAGGCAGGGCTGTCCGCCAGTTCCCACCCTGCAAAGGCACTCATGCCCAACGCGTCCTCCAGTCGGGGGGAAGCGGCAAGGGTGCGGTCATCATCCGTCAGATGCGGCTCAACGATGGCATAGACCTGCCCCCTGTCATCATGCCCCCGCAGGTATTCGGCATAACAGGCCACGACAAAGGCGATACGCGTCACGGGCCGATGGTGGGCAAGCACGCCCATTGCGGTACTCCTGACGAACATGGCCAGCTTGGAAGTGCTGTCGGACGCGATACGCAGCAACTGGTCGCTGATGGCGCGGTTGCGGAAGCGATGCAGCAGGCGGCGGCCATATTCGCTCAGCGCCATGCCCGGCGGCGCCTTGAGCAGGGGCTCGGCATCATGGCCGAGATACTGCTCGACCAGCGCCACCTCGTTCATATCCTCCATGATCTCGCTGACCACACGATAGCCCGACAGCACGCCAGACAGGCCCAGCAGGGAATGGGAGGCATTGAGCATGTGCAGCTTCACCTCCTCATACGGCTGGACGTTGTCGGTAAACTGCACGCCCACCGCCTCCAGTTCCGGGCGTCCGGCGCAAAACCTGTCTTCCACCACCCACTGGATGAAATCCTCGCAGAACACAGGGATAAGGTCATCCAGCCCGCTTTCGCCATCAAGACGGCGAATATCCTCAGACAGTACGGCGGGGGTTATGCGGTCGACCATGGTGCAGGGGAAGGTGACGTTTTCCTCGATCCACTGCGCCAGCCCCGCATCCTTCGCACGCGCCCAGCCCAGAAAGGCAATGCGGGCCACATGGCCATTATGGGGCAGGTTGTCGCATGAAAGGATGGTGAAGGGTCCAGCACCACTTTCGCGCCGCAGGCGCAGGGCCTCGGTCAGCAGGCCGAACACGGTATGGGGCACGTCGCGCGCCAGATCCTCGGCAATGACCGGGTGGTCGATGGGGAAGGTGCCGTTTTCATCCACGTAATACCCGCCCTCCGTCACGGTCATGCTGACGATGCGGATCGCGGGATCGGCCAGGCGCGCGATCGTGGCGGCACGGTCGGCCGGGGCATACATGTATTCCGTGATGGAGCCGATCACACGTACGACGTTGGGCGCATCTGGCGCGCATTCAGTCAGGGAATACAGGCAGTCCTGGGCAGCCATATCCTGGGCCTTGGCAGCCTCATGCGGGTTTTCCATGAGACCGATACCCAGGATTCCCCAGCCGGACTGCGCGGGGCGGCCCAGCACACGGTCGATATAGACCGCCTGATGGGCACGATGGAAATTGCCCACGCTGATATGCGCGATTCCGGGTGTGACCCTGCTCCGGTCATAGGCTGGCGCCATGATCGTGGGCGGCAGATGGGACAGGGATGCTGCGTTGAGTTTGGTCATTACCATTTTCCACGGGAAAGTATTGTCGACGCCTAATAAGAAACGCACGATGAGACAACCCGCATAGATGCAGCCCCTCCTACATGCAACGGGCGGGCGGGCAGGCGCGCAGAGGTGTCTGTTTTCCAAATATGCAAAACTGGCCTATTAAGCCTTCCCACCGTTGCATATCCGATGTGCCGGTTTGAAAAATCCAGGCGCAGGACCAGTTCCTGGCCGGACCTGTTGTTGGTAGCGAATGCGTATCCTCTATCTGATTAACAGCCTCAATGGTGGCGGGGCGGAACGGCCGCTGCCCGCCGTGATCGGGCTGATGCGGGCCTGCGGCCATAGCGTGCGGGTGGTGGCGCTGGCACGCAAAGCGGGCAACGCGATCGCATGGCTGGAGGCGGCGGGCATCGACTACCACATCGTGGATGACCGGGACCCCGAACGCTTTGCCTCCCTGTGGCAGACCATGGCCTATGTCCGCGCAAACCGGCCTGACCTGCTGTGGACATCACTCACACGCGCGACCCTGTTTGGCCAACTGATCGGCAGGGCTTTGGGCATACCGGTGGCAAGCTGGCAGCACAGCGCCTTTCTCAAGCCCGCCAACCGCTTCCTGCTGCGCCGTACGCGCAACATGAGCGCCTTCTGGGTTGCCGATTCCGACTTTGTGGCCCGTGTTACCCAAAGGCAACTGGCCGTACCGCCTGAGCGTATCTGCACATGGCCCCTGTTCGAAGCGAACGCGGCCGCACCTGTCGCCACCCCCTGGCAGGGGAAGAAAGATGCGGTTTTCCATATCGGCTCCCTGGGGAGGCTGGAGCCTGAGAAAAACATGGAACTGCCCATACGCGCCATGGCGGTCATACGCGAACGCATGCCTGAAGCCCGCATCCGCCTTTCCCTGTGCGGTAGTGGTTCACAGATGGCGCATCTCAAGGCGCTCGCGGCGGGGCAGGGCGGGGCGGACATAAACTTTGAGGGCTTTCAGCCCGACCCGCTGGCCTTCTGTCGCAGGCTGCATGTGTATGTGCAGCCCTCGCATTTCGAGGGGCTGTGCATTGCCGTGCATGAAGCCATGCAGGCCGGGCTGCCGGTCATCGCAACACCCGTGGGCGCCATTCCCGACATCATCCGTGACGGGCAGAGCGGCTTCCTGCTTGCGCCTCCCACACCGGAAGCCCTGGCCGAACGGATCCTCCATCTTTACACCAACCCCGGACTGTGTGCGCGTACCGGCCAGCAGGCCCGCGCCGAAATACTGGAGCGCTACGCGAAAGACAGGATCGAGACGATGGCCCGCACCGTCATCCACCGCGCGGAAAGGCTGGTGCAAGCATGGCACCATTCCCCTGCACGGGGGGGATGACACATCATCTCCCTTCCGGTGGGTATGGAAGATCAGGTAGAAGGGCTGGGTGAATACGATCCAGAATCCTCCCTCCGCAGAGTCCCGGCAAAAGGACTCGCTTCTTGGTGTCTCGCAGCGCCTGCCGCCTGCCAACGTGCAGGCGGAGCAGGCACTACTGGGTGCATTGCTGACCAATAACCGGGCCTATGACCGGGTTTCGGACTTCCTGACCGGCGCGCATTTCGCCAATGAGGTCAACGGTCGCATCTATGATGCCATCTCGCGCCGCATCGAGGGCGGCCAACTGGCTGACCCCGTAACACTGCGCGCCGAATTCGAAAATACCGGCGTACTGGATTCCGTGGGCGGCACGGCCTACCTGGCCAAGCTGCTGACATCAATGGTCGGGATCATCAACGCCGCCGATTATGGCCGCGTGATCCATGATGCATGGATCCGTCGGCAGTTGATCGATATCGGGCAGGATGTGGTCAACAACGCCTTTGGCGCCCGCCCGGAACTGGATGGCCCCAACCAGATCGCCGCCAGCGAGGAAGCACTTTTCCGCCTTGCCACCGAAAAGGGACAGGATGGCGGGTTCATGTCGTTTGACCGCGCGCTGGCCGATGCGCTGGAAATTGCCCAGCAGGCTTTCAGCCGTAGCGGTGACGTGGTGGGCCTGACCACTGGCCTGCGCGACCTGGACAAGAAGACAGGCGGCCTGCACCCGTCTGACCTGCTGATCCTGGCCGGCCGCCCGGCCATGGGCAAGACGGCGCTGGC
It contains:
- a CDS encoding mannitol dehydrogenase family protein: MTKLNAASLSHLPPTIMAPAYDRSRVTPGIAHISVGNFHRAHQAVYIDRVLGRPAQSGWGILGIGLMENPHEAAKAQDMAAQDCLYSLTECAPDAPNVVRVIGSITEYMYAPADRAATIARLADPAIRIVSMTVTEGGYYVDENGTFPIDHPVIAEDLARDVPHTVFGLLTEALRLRRESGAGPFTILSCDNLPHNGHVARIAFLGWARAKDAGLAQWIEENVTFPCTMVDRITPAVLSEDIRRLDGESGLDDLIPVFCEDFIQWVVEDRFCAGRPELEAVGVQFTDNVQPYEEVKLHMLNASHSLLGLSGVLSGYRVVSEIMEDMNEVALVEQYLGHDAEPLLKAPPGMALSEYGRRLLHRFRNRAISDQLLRIASDSTSKLAMFVRSTAMGVLAHHRPVTRIAFVVACYAEYLRGHDDRGQVYAIVEPHLTDDDRTLAASPRLEDALGMSAFAGWELADSPAFVQAYVALRQSIRAHGTRATLATVIAEGK
- a CDS encoding glycosyltransferase family 4 protein is translated as MRILYLINSLNGGGAERPLPAVIGLMRACGHSVRVVALARKAGNAIAWLEAAGIDYHIVDDRDPERFASLWQTMAYVRANRPDLLWTSLTRATLFGQLIGRALGIPVASWQHSAFLKPANRFLLRRTRNMSAFWVADSDFVARVTQRQLAVPPERICTWPLFEANAAAPVATPWQGKKDAVFHIGSLGRLEPEKNMELPIRAMAVIRERMPEARIRLSLCGSGSQMAHLKALAAGQGGADINFEGFQPDPLAFCRRLHVYVQPSHFEGLCIAVHEAMQAGLPVIATPVGAIPDIIRDGQSGFLLAPPTPEALAERILHLYTNPGLCARTGQQARAEILERYAKDRIETMARTVIHRAERLVQAWHHSPARGG